In Sphingomonas sp. PAMC26645, one DNA window encodes the following:
- a CDS encoding polyprenyl synthetase family protein has product MSATVHRLDTLRPTPESQPSLDPMVKLVRGDMDQVNAVIRGRMESEIPLIPELAGHLIAGGGKRMRPMLTLASAQLIGYAGTQHHLLAAAVEFIHTATLLHDDVVDGSDLRRGKRTANIIWGNPASVLVGDFLFSRSFELMVEAGSLKALKILSSTSAVIAEGEVNQLTAARRVDLGEERYLDIIGAKTAALFAAACRISAVVADRPEAEEAALDAYGRNLGIAFQLVDDAIDYVSDADTMGKDAGDDFREGKMTLPVILAYARGSAEDRAFWKDAVEGRRDSEADLQNAIRLIRSTRAIDDTFARARHYGQRAIDSIAGFPNGAAKDAMIEAVEFAVARAY; this is encoded by the coding sequence ATGAGCGCCACCGTCCACCGCCTCGACACCCTTCGTCCCACGCCCGAGTCCCAGCCCTCGCTGGACCCGATGGTCAAGCTTGTCCGTGGCGACATGGACCAGGTCAACGCGGTGATCCGCGGCCGGATGGAGTCGGAGATCCCGCTGATTCCCGAACTCGCCGGTCACCTGATCGCGGGTGGCGGCAAGCGGATGCGGCCGATGCTGACGCTCGCGAGCGCGCAACTGATCGGCTATGCGGGTACGCAGCATCATCTGCTCGCGGCCGCGGTCGAGTTCATCCACACCGCGACGCTGCTGCACGACGACGTCGTCGATGGCTCGGACCTGCGCCGTGGCAAGCGCACCGCCAACATCATCTGGGGTAACCCCGCCAGCGTGCTGGTCGGCGATTTCCTGTTCAGCCGCAGCTTCGAACTGATGGTCGAGGCAGGCAGCCTCAAGGCGCTGAAGATCCTGTCCTCGACCAGCGCGGTCATCGCCGAGGGCGAGGTCAATCAGCTCACTGCTGCGCGCCGCGTCGATCTCGGCGAGGAGCGCTATCTCGACATCATTGGCGCGAAGACCGCGGCGTTGTTCGCGGCCGCGTGCCGGATTTCGGCCGTGGTCGCCGATCGCCCCGAGGCCGAAGAGGCCGCACTCGACGCCTATGGCCGCAATCTGGGCATCGCATTCCAGTTGGTCGACGATGCGATCGATTACGTCTCCGATGCTGATACGATGGGCAAGGATGCGGGCGACGACTTCCGTGAGGGCAAGATGACGCTTCCCGTGATCCTCGCCTATGCGCGTGGCTCGGCCGAGGACCGTGCGTTCTGGAAGGATGCGGTCGAAGGTCGTCGTGACAGCGAGGCCGATCTTCAGAATGCGATCCGCCTGATCCGCTCCACTCGCGCGATCGACGACACCTTCGCCAGGGCGCGTCATTACGGCCAGCGCGCGATCGACTCGATCGCCGGCTTCCCCAACGGCGCCGCCAAGGACGCAATGATCGAAGCCGTCGAGTTCGCGGTCGCCCGCGCATACTGA
- a CDS encoding chorismate mutase — protein sequence MADDLLTGYRQSIDNIDAALIHMLAERFKVTQAVGRHKATHGLPAADPGREERQIARLRHLAAEAQLDPEFSEKFLRFIIDEVIRHHERLAHDPV from the coding sequence GTGGCTGACGACCTGTTGACCGGATACCGGCAGAGCATCGACAACATCGATGCGGCACTGATCCACATGCTTGCCGAGCGCTTCAAGGTGACGCAGGCGGTGGGCCGGCACAAAGCGACGCATGGCTTGCCCGCTGCAGATCCCGGCCGGGAAGAGCGCCAGATCGCCCGGTTGCGCCATCTGGCGGCGGAAGCGCAGCTCGATCCCGAGTTTTCCGAAAAATTCCTGCGCTTCATCATCGACGAGGTGATCCGTCATCACGAGCGGTTGGCGCACGATCCGGTTTGA
- a CDS encoding TOBE domain-containing protein, translating into MPDPALHATILLAKDQTGRVGADRIALLRAIRDGGSITSAAKVVGLSYKAAWDAVQVMNNLFDRPLVLPAAGGKDGGASPITEAGVAVLDGYAVAEAELASAMARIEASVSNGLSLKPLLWGIGMKTSARNVLRGTVSRVTPGTIDAEVTLAVADGVEIVATITRGSAEDLGLVPGATALALIKSSFVILARGDESLRTSARNTLAGTVIAREDGAISSEVTLELTLGKTLTATLTKESAEALDLQIGTRALALIKASHVILAVE; encoded by the coding sequence ATGCCCGACCCCGCCCTCCACGCCACGATCCTGCTCGCCAAGGACCAGACAGGCCGCGTCGGCGCCGACCGGATCGCGCTGCTCCGCGCGATCCGCGACGGCGGCTCGATCACCAGCGCGGCCAAGGTCGTGGGGCTGAGCTACAAGGCGGCATGGGACGCGGTGCAGGTGATGAACAATCTGTTCGACCGGCCGCTCGTGCTCCCCGCGGCGGGCGGCAAGGACGGCGGCGCGAGCCCAATCACCGAGGCGGGCGTGGCGGTGCTCGACGGTTATGCGGTCGCCGAGGCCGAGCTCGCCAGCGCGATGGCGCGGATCGAGGCTAGCGTGTCGAACGGGCTGTCGCTGAAGCCTTTGCTATGGGGAATCGGAATGAAGACGAGCGCGCGCAACGTGTTGCGCGGCACCGTGTCGCGCGTGACCCCAGGGACGATCGATGCCGAGGTTACGCTGGCGGTGGCGGATGGCGTCGAGATCGTCGCGACGATCACGCGCGGCAGCGCCGAGGATCTGGGACTGGTACCGGGCGCGACAGCGTTGGCGCTCATCAAGTCGAGCTTCGTGATCCTCGCGCGTGGTGACGAGAGCTTGCGGACGTCGGCCCGCAACACGCTGGCGGGGACGGTGATCGCCCGCGAGGACGGCGCGATCTCCAGCGAAGTGACGCTGGAACTGACGCTCGGCAAGACGCTGACCGCGACGTTGACCAAGGAGAGCGCGGAGGCGCTCGACCTGCAGATCGGCACGCGCGCGCTGGCGTTGATCAAGGCCAGCCATGTGATCCTGGCGGTCGAGTAA
- a CDS encoding thymidylate kinase yields the protein MSFLLAIEGADGAGKATASALVVEQLRVAGRTADVVSFPRYTETVGGWALGAMLAGTLPRGTSPKAAAVLYALDRMESRDHLLATMAANDVVVFDRYIASNMAYQAAQVPADEADAMMVWIADLETGSFALPKPDLSVYLDTPADIARGLILKKRKRSYTDDAFDAYEADTGLQDRVRTNYAAMAEAGLLGRWATVSTVADGASRLPAEIAAEIVALLS from the coding sequence ATGAGCTTCCTCCTGGCAATCGAAGGCGCCGACGGCGCGGGCAAGGCTACCGCCTCGGCACTGGTGGTCGAGCAGTTGCGCGTCGCGGGCCGCACCGCCGACGTCGTATCGTTCCCGCGCTATACCGAGACGGTCGGCGGCTGGGCACTCGGCGCGATGCTGGCCGGCACCTTGCCGCGCGGCACGTCGCCCAAGGCAGCGGCGGTGCTATATGCGCTCGACCGTATGGAGTCGCGCGATCATCTGCTGGCGACGATGGCGGCGAACGATGTGGTGGTGTTCGACCGCTATATTGCCTCGAACATGGCGTATCAGGCGGCGCAGGTGCCGGCGGACGAAGCGGACGCAATGATGGTGTGGATCGCCGATTTGGAGACGGGCTCGTTCGCGCTCCCGAAGCCCGACCTGTCGGTGTATCTCGACACGCCGGCCGACATCGCGCGCGGGCTGATCCTGAAGAAGCGGAAGCGGTCCTACACCGACGATGCGTTTGACGCGTACGAGGCGGATACCGGACTGCAGGACCGGGTTCGGACGAACTACGCGGCGATGGCCGAGGCTGGGCTGTTAGGCCGCTGGGCGACGGTGTCGACGGTCGCTGACGGCGCGTCGCGCTTGCCCGCCGAGATCGCCGCGGAGATCGTCGCTCTCCTTTCCTAA
- a CDS encoding DUF2147 domain-containing protein → MIPVMMALAMAVGSPAPASPVEGTWHNPKNSVAVKTGACGDRLCGWVVRASDEAQADARDGGTPKLIGTALLREYRPSGRRKWSGQIFVPDMGRTFGSTLTLVDANTIDVKGCLIGGFLCKTQTWHRG, encoded by the coding sequence ATGATTCCTGTGATGATGGCGCTCGCGATGGCCGTGGGCAGCCCGGCCCCTGCTTCCCCCGTGGAAGGCACCTGGCACAATCCGAAGAACAGCGTGGCCGTGAAGACAGGCGCCTGCGGGGACAGGCTGTGCGGCTGGGTGGTGCGCGCCAGCGACGAGGCGCAGGCCGACGCCCGCGATGGCGGCACGCCGAAACTGATCGGCACCGCCTTGCTTCGCGAATATCGCCCTAGCGGCCGCAGGAAATGGTCGGGCCAGATCTTCGTCCCCGACATGGGCCGCACCTTCGGGTCGACGCTGACGCTGGTCGACGCGAATACGATCGACGTGAAAGGCTGCCTGATCGGCGGGTTCCTGTGCAAGACGCAGACCTGGCACCGCGGTTGA
- the mprF gene encoding bifunctional lysylphosphatidylglycerol flippase/synthetase MprF gives MTTRPLIIRTRDWIAHRRGTLIALAVLIVAVLGFAAIHKLTAEIRLSEVRAAFSALGWSQLSVAIGLTVVSYIALTFYDSIALKVIGHPLPWRTAAVASFTSYTISHNLGLAMLTGGSARYRVYSRAGLDEAAVARVVLIAGVTFWAGVITVACLSMAIHPGTLPIVKWTMPPLLERSVGIVIPLVMLGVVLRHRQGGSIGLLGWRLPLPNWRQALALLLVSTVDLAAASAALFVLLPNASPELYPVLFLGYAVAIVVALISHVPGGLGVFEAVIIATMPQDNATVLAALLAYRIIYYVAPLILAAVLMAFHEGRQWRGRGTDPLAIALPLAPLLLGVLVFLSGAMLLVSGALPAAPGRMDTLATILPLPISEMAHVAASLVGVMLLLVALGLYRRLDGAFWAARTLLVAGALLSIAKGLDYEEATILLLTAAALQWTRAAFYRRTRLTAEPLSPEWLVGVGAAIGLSVLIGFFAYRRVGYSSDLWWQFETNANASRFLRTSLAVGLLLIGAAIWRLFAAAPVPMVHDMLPDDVATAALAHADRTDAMLAFTGDKRFLVSDSGDAFLMYQVKGASWIVLGDPVGPSEAWSELLWAIRARADAAQGRLLLYQIGLRIVPIAIEMGLKLVKYGEEATVELDGFTLETPEMRSVRKASRVAERAGAEFAVVPAAEMPAIIPELQAISDWWLADKDHAEKSFSVGRFEPGYMAKFDCAVVRIEGRIVAFANVWGTPNRQELSVDLMRHAEDMPQGGMDFLFTRLMLWGHEHGYRNFSLGMAPLSGIEARRLSPTWSKVAAFLFRHGERFYGFAGLRAYKEKFRPNWTPRYIASPGGTSLLRGLIDLRALVSR, from the coding sequence ATGACGACTCGTCCGTTGATCATCCGGACCCGCGACTGGATCGCGCATCGCCGCGGCACGCTAATCGCGCTGGCGGTACTCATCGTCGCGGTGCTTGGCTTTGCTGCGATCCACAAGCTGACCGCCGAAATCCGCCTGTCCGAAGTGCGCGCCGCGTTTTCCGCGCTCGGCTGGTCGCAGCTCTCGGTAGCGATCGGGCTGACCGTCGTCAGCTATATCGCGCTGACCTTCTACGATTCGATCGCGCTGAAAGTGATCGGCCATCCGCTGCCGTGGCGCACCGCCGCGGTGGCGTCGTTCACCAGCTATACGATCAGCCACAATCTCGGCCTCGCCATGCTGACCGGCGGGTCGGCGCGATACCGCGTATATAGCCGCGCCGGGCTAGACGAAGCCGCCGTGGCGCGCGTCGTGCTGATAGCCGGCGTGACGTTCTGGGCGGGGGTCATCACGGTCGCGTGCCTGTCGATGGCGATCCATCCGGGGACGCTTCCAATCGTGAAGTGGACGATGCCGCCTCTGCTGGAGCGCAGCGTCGGCATCGTCATCCCGCTCGTCATGCTGGGGGTCGTGCTGCGTCACCGACAGGGTGGATCGATCGGGCTGCTCGGCTGGAGGCTGCCCCTGCCGAACTGGCGGCAGGCGCTCGCGCTCCTGCTGGTCTCGACGGTCGACCTCGCAGCGGCGAGCGCAGCCTTGTTCGTGCTGCTGCCGAACGCTTCGCCCGAACTCTATCCGGTGCTGTTCCTGGGCTACGCGGTGGCGATCGTCGTCGCGTTGATCAGCCATGTGCCGGGCGGGCTCGGCGTGTTCGAGGCGGTGATCATCGCGACGATGCCGCAGGACAATGCGACGGTCCTCGCTGCTTTGCTTGCCTACCGCATCATCTATTACGTCGCACCGCTGATCCTCGCTGCTGTACTGATGGCGTTCCACGAGGGGCGTCAGTGGCGTGGGCGAGGCACCGATCCGCTGGCGATCGCGCTGCCGCTGGCGCCCTTGCTGCTGGGCGTGCTGGTGTTCCTAAGCGGTGCGATGCTGCTCGTCTCGGGCGCGCTGCCCGCGGCCCCTGGTCGCATGGACACTTTGGCGACGATCCTGCCGCTGCCGATCAGCGAGATGGCCCACGTCGCGGCGAGCCTCGTCGGCGTGATGCTGTTGCTGGTCGCACTCGGGCTGTACCGGCGGCTCGACGGCGCGTTCTGGGCGGCGCGGACGTTGCTCGTCGCAGGCGCGCTGCTGTCGATCGCCAAGGGCCTCGACTACGAGGAGGCGACGATCCTGCTGCTCACCGCCGCCGCGCTGCAATGGACGCGCGCGGCGTTCTACCGGCGGACGCGGCTGACCGCGGAGCCGCTATCCCCCGAATGGCTGGTCGGCGTCGGTGCCGCGATCGGCCTGTCGGTGCTGATCGGCTTCTTCGCCTACCGCCGCGTCGGCTATTCGAGCGACCTGTGGTGGCAATTCGAGACCAACGCCAACGCCTCGCGCTTCCTGCGCACCAGCCTAGCGGTCGGGCTATTGCTGATCGGTGCGGCGATCTGGCGACTGTTCGCCGCGGCACCGGTGCCGATGGTCCACGACATGCTGCCCGACGATGTCGCGACCGCCGCGCTCGCGCATGCCGACCGCACCGACGCGATGCTCGCCTTCACCGGCGACAAGCGCTTCCTGGTCTCGGACAGCGGCGACGCGTTCCTGATGTACCAGGTGAAGGGCGCGAGCTGGATCGTGCTGGGCGATCCGGTCGGGCCAAGCGAGGCATGGTCGGAGCTGTTATGGGCCATCCGCGCCCGCGCCGACGCAGCTCAGGGCCGGCTGCTGCTGTACCAGATCGGCCTGCGCATCGTGCCGATCGCGATCGAGATGGGCCTCAAGCTGGTCAAATACGGCGAAGAGGCGACCGTCGAGCTCGACGGCTTCACGCTGGAAACACCCGAGATGCGCAGCGTGCGGAAGGCCAGCCGTGTCGCCGAACGCGCAGGCGCGGAGTTCGCGGTCGTGCCGGCCGCCGAAATGCCCGCGATCATCCCAGAACTGCAAGCGATCTCCGACTGGTGGCTCGCCGACAAGGATCATGCCGAGAAGAGTTTCAGCGTCGGTCGGTTCGAGCCGGGATACATGGCGAAGTTCGACTGCGCGGTGGTGCGGATCGAGGGCAGGATCGTCGCCTTCGCCAACGTCTGGGGCACGCCGAACAGGCAGGAGCTGTCGGTCGACCTGATGCGCCACGCCGAGGACATGCCGCAGGGTGGCATGGACTTCCTGTTCACGCGGCTGATGCTATGGGGGCACGAGCATGGCTATCGCAATTTCTCGCTGGGGATGGCGCCGCTGTCGGGGATCGAGGCGCGGCGGCTGTCGCCGACCTGGTCGAAGGTGGCAGCGTTTCTGTTCCGCCACGGCGAGCGCTTCTACGGGTTCGCCGGCCTGCGCGCGTACAAGGAGAAGTTTCGCCCGAACTGGACGCCGCGCTATATCGCATCGCCGGGCGGCACATCCTTGCTGCGCGGGCTGATCGATTTGCGGGCTTTGGTGAGCCGGTAA
- a CDS encoding TonB-dependent receptor: protein MMAAAQASAANPEQTRTEGTTAQPSDDPDTSMEVIVTARRRAENAQKIPGSLSVVGGALLDRSYSVNTQQLAQLVPALNYSSANPRNTAFTIRGLGSSVVAVSQANDGLEPGVGYYVDQVYHARPATAAFDFSDIEQVEVLRGPQGTLFGKNSTAGAINITTRAPTFTTEGEAEISYASYNFLQVKGAVSGPIIGDTLAGRVSVVSTRRDGVIDNVVTGRDQNTIGNQAIRGQLLFRPSAVFQVKVSADFTNFQSNCCTQVYYNVATRPGSGTDGRLFRTATRQFGGPTGLAAQFNYAPPSTNPYDRKTDIDAALGVDTNEGGVGVIADWNLGAATLTSVSAWRFWNWDADNDRDYTGIPIQTEQHIPSRQDQYSQELRLASNGDHKLSYVGGLYFFRQRVIGRPISIYGPAAARYLIGTSTGTGAAATAVPSNLLDGYGTDGRTDFHSDSYAAFGEVNWKPIDRLTLTGGLRYTYEEKEGTYDTFTFGGLQTTNAALNAAKLSILRGQNYAASDKDGALTGRGNIAYQATDNVLAYASYARGEKSGGINMSGLPLNDQNQPAIGTAVVRPEKNTAYEIGLKTQLFDNRLIFNVDGYYTRVTDFQSNVTDTRAAAALRTYLANIPKVTVRGFEADATALVTRNLSLRGSVAYADGKFNSYPAAPCPIERIFNTAAFCDLSGQRLSSLPRWSYTLGADYNQPIADIGSGFVHVDSNTRTRQFGDPSGSAFTVIQGYTIVNGSIGFRSKQGWELAVFSRNLLNKDYIQNVTIQAGNSGLILATPSDPRTIGLTFRIRQ, encoded by the coding sequence ATGATGGCAGCCGCGCAGGCCAGCGCCGCCAATCCGGAACAGACACGCACCGAGGGCACCACAGCCCAACCGAGCGACGACCCCGACACCTCGATGGAGGTGATCGTCACTGCTCGCCGTCGCGCCGAGAACGCCCAGAAGATCCCCGGCTCGCTGTCCGTTGTCGGTGGCGCGCTACTCGACCGCTCCTACAGCGTGAACACGCAGCAGCTGGCGCAGCTCGTCCCCGCGTTGAACTACAGCTCGGCCAATCCCCGCAACACCGCGTTCACGATCCGCGGGCTCGGCAGCAGCGTCGTCGCGGTCAGTCAGGCCAATGACGGGCTCGAACCCGGCGTCGGCTATTATGTCGACCAGGTCTATCACGCCCGCCCCGCCACCGCCGCGTTCGACTTCAGCGACATCGAGCAGGTCGAAGTTCTACGCGGTCCACAGGGGACGCTGTTCGGCAAGAACTCGACCGCTGGCGCGATCAACATCACGACGCGAGCACCGACCTTCACCACCGAAGGCGAGGCGGAGATCAGCTATGCGAGCTACAACTTTCTCCAAGTGAAGGGCGCCGTCTCGGGCCCGATCATCGGCGACACGCTCGCCGGCCGCGTGTCGGTGGTCAGCACGCGCCGCGACGGCGTGATCGACAACGTCGTCACCGGCCGCGACCAGAACACCATCGGCAACCAGGCGATCCGCGGCCAATTGCTGTTCCGCCCCTCGGCGGTGTTCCAGGTGAAGGTCAGCGCCGACTTCACCAACTTTCAGAGCAACTGCTGCACGCAGGTCTATTACAACGTCGCCACTCGCCCCGGCAGTGGCACCGACGGCCGGTTGTTCCGCACCGCCACGCGCCAGTTCGGCGGCCCGACCGGCCTCGCCGCGCAGTTCAACTACGCACCACCGAGCACAAATCCGTACGACCGCAAGACCGACATCGACGCCGCGCTCGGCGTCGATACCAACGAAGGCGGCGTCGGCGTGATCGCGGATTGGAACCTTGGGGCCGCGACGCTCACTTCGGTCAGCGCGTGGCGCTTCTGGAACTGGGATGCCGACAACGATCGCGACTATACCGGGATCCCGATCCAGACCGAACAGCACATCCCCTCGCGCCAGGACCAGTATAGCCAGGAACTGCGCCTCGCCTCGAACGGCGACCACAAACTGAGCTACGTCGGCGGGCTGTATTTCTTCCGCCAGCGCGTCATCGGCCGCCCGATTTCGATCTACGGCCCCGCCGCCGCACGCTATCTGATCGGCACGTCGACGGGCACGGGCGCCGCCGCAACCGCCGTCCCCAGCAACCTGCTCGATGGCTACGGCACCGACGGCCGCACCGATTTCCACTCGGACAGCTATGCCGCGTTCGGCGAAGTGAACTGGAAGCCGATCGACCGCCTGACGCTGACCGGCGGGCTTCGGTATACCTATGAGGAAAAGGAGGGGACGTACGACACCTTCACCTTCGGCGGCTTGCAGACGACGAACGCGGCGCTCAATGCGGCCAAGCTGTCGATCCTGCGCGGCCAGAACTACGCCGCCAGCGACAAGGACGGTGCGCTGACGGGGCGCGGCAACATCGCGTACCAGGCGACCGATAACGTCCTCGCCTACGCCAGCTACGCGCGCGGCGAAAAATCGGGCGGTATCAACATGTCTGGCCTTCCGCTCAATGACCAGAACCAGCCCGCGATCGGCACCGCCGTGGTGCGCCCCGAGAAGAACACCGCGTACGAGATTGGCCTGAAGACGCAGCTGTTCGACAATCGCCTGATCTTCAACGTCGACGGCTATTATACGCGCGTCACCGATTTCCAGTCGAACGTCACCGACACCCGCGCCGCCGCTGCGCTCCGCACGTACCTCGCCAACATCCCGAAAGTGACGGTGCGCGGGTTCGAGGCGGACGCGACCGCGCTCGTCACCCGCAACCTGTCGCTGCGCGGCAGCGTCGCCTATGCGGACGGCAAGTTCAATTCCTACCCGGCCGCCCCCTGCCCGATCGAACGGATCTTCAACACTGCCGCCTTCTGCGATCTCAGCGGCCAGCGCCTATCGAGCCTGCCGCGATGGTCGTACACGCTCGGCGCGGACTACAACCAGCCGATCGCCGACATCGGCAGCGGCTTCGTCCATGTCGATTCGAACACGCGCACGCGGCAGTTCGGCGATCCCTCGGGTTCGGCGTTCACGGTCATCCAGGGCTACACGATCGTCAACGGCAGCATCGGCTTCCGCTCGAAGCAGGGCTGGGAACTCGCCGTGTTCTCACGCAACCTGCTGAACAAGGACTATATCCAGAACGTGACGATCCAGGCGGGCAATTCCGGCCTGATCCTGGCCACGCCGAGCGACCCGCGCACGATCGGACTTACCTTCCGCATCCGCCAGTGA
- a CDS encoding MarR family transcriptional regulator gives MNVSASIGWTLVQVGRLGDDVRQTDLANELDVTQASLVRSIDQMSAANLVERRRDPSDARVSRIRLTDHGRALVTTIEAKFASLRAGMLDDVSDDDLATALHVAERLGARFTADHAR, from the coding sequence ATGAACGTCTCCGCGTCGATCGGGTGGACGTTGGTGCAGGTAGGGCGGCTCGGCGACGACGTCCGCCAGACCGATCTCGCCAACGAACTCGACGTCACGCAGGCATCGCTGGTCCGCTCGATCGACCAGATGTCGGCGGCCAACCTCGTCGAGCGTCGCCGCGACCCCTCCGATGCACGCGTCAGCCGTATTCGCCTGACCGACCACGGCCGTGCCCTCGTCACCACGATCGAGGCGAAGTTCGCCAGCCTGCGCGCGGGGATGCTCGACGACGTGTCCGACGACGATCTCGCCACCGCGTTGCACGTCGCGGAGCGGCTCGGCGCACGGTTCACCGCGGATCACGCCCGATGA
- a CDS encoding AcvB/VirJ family lysyl-phosphatidylglycerol hydrolase: MTWLYRSLLALVLAAIAAAGFMGWLGYFGGPLFTDVYPTKPERPFAVVLLTGDLGYKIGMAPQIARRLAADGVPVVAVNTLTYLRTTRTPADITTLIARAEQRALRLGHADRVVLIGQSFGADMLHVGLVDLAPELRAKIAKVALIVPEDNVQFRASPSEVFDLWTPTVDAVPTARQLAWAPLLCVQGVEEVGSLCPLLTQANTTRIALPGGHPLHRDADALYEVLARFVFAD; encoded by the coding sequence ATGACATGGCTCTACCGATCCCTGCTCGCGCTGGTCCTGGCCGCTATCGCCGCGGCTGGCTTCATGGGCTGGCTCGGCTATTTCGGTGGGCCGTTGTTCACCGATGTCTACCCGACCAAGCCGGAGCGGCCATTCGCCGTCGTGCTCCTCACCGGCGATCTCGGCTACAAGATCGGCATGGCGCCGCAGATCGCACGGCGGCTGGCGGCGGATGGCGTGCCGGTGGTCGCGGTCAACACGCTGACCTATCTGCGCACGACGCGGACGCCGGCGGACATCACGACGCTGATCGCGCGTGCCGAGCAGCGCGCGTTGCGGCTCGGCCATGCCGATCGGGTAGTGCTGATCGGCCAGTCGTTCGGCGCGGACATGTTGCATGTCGGGCTGGTCGACCTTGCCCCCGAACTGCGCGCGAAGATCGCCAAGGTCGCGCTGATCGTGCCCGAGGACAACGTCCAGTTCCGCGCGTCGCCAAGCGAGGTCTTCGATCTCTGGACCCCGACCGTCGACGCGGTGCCGACCGCGCGCCAGCTGGCCTGGGCACCTTTGCTATGCGTGCAGGGCGTGGAGGAAGTCGGCAGCCTGTGCCCGTTGCTGACTCAGGCCAATACGACGCGGATCGCGTTGCCGGGCGGACACCCGCTTCACCGCGACGCCGATGCGCTCTACGAGGTGCTGGCGCGGTTCGTTTTCGCGGATTGA